A window from uncultured Desulfobacter sp. encodes these proteins:
- a CDS encoding sulfotransferase produces MLKKKESKRNHILVTGSNRSGTTWVGEMLNLSNKKNYIYEPFSRNLKTIRATCPLKHHFHYVTRDEEKDFKAYLDCCLSWRGVSWKKEVLQMSGFRSSIGALLRNGQRYFRGMTRNGYIIKDPLALFSAAWLYKVYQCDVLVIVRHPAAYVNSIKRVGWRVDPKEYLSQHELMENYLMPLKNEICNFRQSDSNIVEEATLRWKIYHHVISLYKKKFPYWMFVRHEDLSVDPVNGFKRIYTEFKLPFSERVKNKILASTTGPKELELGKKTHVLKRDSKSMVKKWKIDLTDREVSHVYEHTRNIASEFYSKLDW; encoded by the coding sequence ATGTTAAAAAAAAAAGAATCTAAGCGAAATCATATACTGGTTACAGGGAGCAACCGTTCCGGAACCACATGGGTTGGCGAAATGCTCAATCTTAGCAATAAGAAAAATTATATTTATGAGCCATTTTCAAGAAATTTGAAGACCATTAGAGCCACGTGTCCGTTAAAGCATCATTTCCATTATGTGACCCGTGATGAAGAAAAAGATTTTAAGGCATATCTGGATTGCTGCTTGTCCTGGAGAGGTGTGTCATGGAAAAAGGAAGTCTTACAGATGTCTGGTTTTAGAAGTTCTATTGGGGCGCTTTTGCGAAACGGGCAGCGGTATTTCAGAGGAATGACACGGAATGGCTACATTATCAAAGATCCCCTTGCCTTGTTTTCGGCCGCCTGGCTTTACAAGGTTTATCAATGTGATGTCCTGGTTATTGTCAGGCATCCGGCCGCTTATGTCAACAGCATCAAAAGAGTTGGTTGGCGGGTCGACCCGAAAGAATATTTATCTCAGCATGAGTTGATGGAAAACTATCTTATGCCTTTGAAGAATGAAATTTGTAACTTTCGGCAATCTGATTCAAACATCGTAGAGGAGGCAACCCTGCGGTGGAAGATTTACCACCATGTCATCAGTCTGTATAAGAAAAAATTTCCTTACTGGATGTTTGTCAGGCATGAAGACCTCTCTGTCGATCCTGTAAATGGCTTTAAACGGATCTATACAGAATTTAAGTTGCCTTTTTCTGAACGGGTAAAAAATAAAATTTTGGCATCAACAACCGGCCCTAAAGAGCTTGAGTTGGGAAAAAAAACTCATGTTCTAAAACGGGACTCGAAAAGCATGGTTAAAAAATGGAAAATTGATTTAACTGATAGAGAGGTTTCACATGTATATGAGCATACTCGAAATATTGCGTCTGAATTTTATTCTAAATTAGATTGGTAG
- a CDS encoding amidohydrolase family protein, producing MDKIIDFRVRLRTPQMLKPWNPDNPAPHFEQYIKLYHMKPRLSVLDDEQFVHNMHGQGVTQGVVCGGSKEDNEHLITKKNSAHGDNFYYIAGVNPEYGIKQNLEELEKCKKQGFLGVNFSPYIWGVKANDKVLYPLYAYCESNNIIAIVHGSLHYNRYQSMWLGDPKYMDEVAMNFPHLKLVISHAGNGFGVLGLAVAQKHPNVYLEFSALWPKYLPESTLGAVNTYLKDRCLFGTDYPLVDFADGVSAWKEALKPEVRELFFYKNAMKCLFSDPV from the coding sequence ATGGACAAAATTATTGATTTTAGAGTAAGGCTTAGAACGCCACAAATGCTAAAGCCCTGGAATCCTGATAACCCGGCACCTCATTTTGAACAGTATATAAAATTGTACCACATGAAACCTCGTTTGTCGGTTTTGGACGACGAGCAATTTGTCCATAATATGCATGGCCAGGGCGTTACCCAAGGCGTTGTTTGCGGTGGCTCCAAAGAAGACAACGAGCATTTAATTACAAAAAAGAACTCAGCCCATGGAGACAATTTTTATTATATTGCCGGGGTAAATCCTGAGTACGGCATTAAGCAAAATTTAGAGGAACTGGAAAAGTGTAAAAAACAGGGCTTTTTAGGCGTAAATTTTAGTCCTTATATCTGGGGTGTGAAAGCAAATGATAAAGTGCTTTATCCGCTTTATGCCTATTGTGAATCCAATAATATCATCGCGATCGTACACGGCAGCCTGCATTACAACCGGTATCAAAGTATGTGGTTGGGTGATCCGAAGTATATGGATGAAGTCGCCATGAATTTCCCCCATTTAAAATTGGTGATTTCCCACGCCGGAAACGGATTTGGGGTTCTTGGCCTGGCAGTGGCCCAAAAACATCCCAATGTTTATCTTGAATTCAGTGCCTTATGGCCGAAATATTTGCCGGAATCTACACTGGGTGCTGTGAATACTTATCTAAAAGACCGCTGCCTGTTCGGTACGGATTATCCTCTGGTTGATTTCGCTGATGGCGTGTCGGCATGGAAAGAGGCGTTAAAACCGGAAGTCAGAGAGCTATTTTTCTATAAAAATGCTATGAAATGTCTTTTTAGTGATCCTGTTTGA
- a CDS encoding polysaccharide deacetylase family protein, whose translation MKILRNTIINLHAVDNKDWMEKTFLLIKRHYNLVTIDDLLDYYHSGKKLSNACHITFDDGDNSFYDIVFPILKKHNIPCSIYVSPEALVKRFNFWFQEIAGYDPKQLRIIIKNRKYVSCNPEIVPITAIFKMLTIEKIWCIISDYQQTYGVKPKPCMNMDVEQLKEIDASGLVEIGAHTMNHPILKNESDESSEYEVKKSVEELGTILGKPIKSFAYPNGQPELDFSEREKRFLRQAGVQISFSEKIDHFSRENDLYSIPRNGLAHGNQAFILLKMLMGKNWLKLKHLKNKKNQEYYRRLMLSGGC comes from the coding sequence ATGAAAATACTTAGAAATACGATCATCAATCTCCATGCTGTTGATAATAAAGATTGGATGGAAAAGACTTTTTTGCTTATCAAACGGCACTATAATTTAGTGACAATTGATGATTTACTGGATTATTATCATTCTGGAAAAAAACTGTCCAACGCCTGTCACATTACTTTTGATGATGGTGACAACAGTTTTTATGATATTGTTTTTCCTATATTGAAAAAACACAATATCCCATGTTCCATTTACGTATCCCCTGAAGCATTGGTTAAAAGATTCAATTTTTGGTTTCAGGAGATAGCAGGCTATGATCCAAAGCAACTCAGGATAATCATCAAAAATAGAAAATATGTTTCCTGCAACCCTGAGATCGTCCCGATTACAGCGATATTTAAGATGCTTACCATAGAAAAAATATGGTGCATAATATCTGACTATCAGCAAACATATGGTGTTAAACCAAAGCCGTGCATGAACATGGATGTTGAACAGTTAAAAGAGATAGATGCTTCCGGTTTAGTGGAGATCGGCGCTCACACCATGAATCATCCAATATTAAAAAATGAGAGCGATGAATCTTCTGAATATGAAGTCAAAAAATCAGTGGAAGAGTTAGGCACAATTTTAGGAAAGCCTATCAAAAGTTTTGCGTATCCAAATGGACAGCCAGAATTGGATTTTAGTGAAAGAGAAAAACGGTTCTTACGGCAAGCTGGTGTTCAGATCTCCTTTTCAGAAAAAATAGACCATTTTAGCAGGGAAAATGATCTTTACAGTATTCCACGAAATGGGTTAGCCCATGGTAACCAGGCGTTCATCCTGTTAAAAATGCTGATGGGAAAAAATTGGCTAAAATTAAAACACTTAAAAAACAAAAAAAACCAGGAATACTATCGAAGGCTCATGCTGTCCGGTGGATGCTAA
- a CDS encoding glycosyltransferase → MKVLFVVTELDLPLKMNSFIYSQGESLRPMGIDVTYLFLTGRGPLKYLFGIFKINQEIKRQKYDLIHGHFSFNSYVASFQKRVPIVASFLGSDILRPNKGLFGVFNAHVNARIKSSARYFIYKTKEMAKVNRMEPFSIIPNGVNLETFRIVDKTVARKKTGLDPCKKYVLFASDPAREEKNFSLVEKAMTHIQDKTVELLIVKNVDQDRLNLYYNACDVLVVSSLREGSINTVKEALAVNLPVVAVDVGDIRQHSRHVGNVIITTRDSSDFAKDVLNVLSRGEKYNSRDYIETNLSVGSVAEKISNIYNRVLSWGN, encoded by the coding sequence ATGAAGGTGTTATTTGTTGTTACCGAACTTGATCTCCCTTTAAAAATGAATTCATTTATTTATTCCCAGGGGGAATCACTTAGGCCGATGGGGATAGATGTAACATATCTTTTTTTAACAGGCCGGGGGCCATTAAAATATCTTTTTGGAATTTTTAAAATCAACCAAGAGATCAAAAGACAAAAGTATGATTTGATTCACGGTCACTTTAGTTTCAACAGTTATGTGGCTAGCTTTCAAAAAAGAGTCCCCATCGTTGCTTCATTTCTCGGCAGTGATATCCTTAGGCCCAATAAGGGGTTATTCGGTGTGTTTAACGCTCATGTGAACGCAAGAATAAAATCATCGGCCAGATACTTTATTTACAAAACAAAGGAGATGGCCAAAGTCAATAGAATGGAACCTTTCTCCATCATACCCAATGGCGTAAATCTTGAAACATTCAGAATTGTTGATAAAACTGTCGCACGAAAAAAAACAGGCCTTGATCCTTGTAAGAAATACGTTCTTTTTGCCAGTGATCCGGCAAGGGAAGAAAAAAATTTTTCTTTAGTGGAAAAAGCAATGACGCACATTCAGGATAAAACAGTTGAATTGCTGATTGTTAAGAATGTGGATCAGGACAGACTGAACCTGTATTATAATGCCTGCGATGTGTTGGTTGTATCCTCTTTACGAGAGGGCAGCATCAATACAGTCAAAGAAGCACTCGCCGTTAATTTGCCTGTTGTGGCGGTTGATGTGGGAGATATCAGGCAGCATAGCCGGCATGTTGGCAATGTTATCATTACAACCAGAGACAGCAGTGATTTTGCCAAAGATGTGCTCAATGTATTAAGTCGCGGGGAAAAATATAATTCCCGAGACTATATTGAAACGAATTTATCAGTTGGTTCCGTTGCTGAAAAAATATCAAATATTTATAACAGAGTGCTTTCTTGGGGAAATTAA
- a CDS encoding O-antigen ligase family protein translates to MDLSFGVSDSIFFLDYFASLWGLLFISAAVVIVAVYRPYIAIAILCFYPNILWAASWKPFVTLYPIYFLFLVLCLRYARRIFICFFTFRYKLCILIPFVIVTWSFLSPWLYPVHGSNAFSLASNPNYKRWLEIIFPLLILPAAIESHDEFREFMFSVFLVIIGIHFISFLASGLFIVCGHPVYEIHRMVFLNMRPIYWESGLLLLFIAYAFVHNRFPPFILVLLALVGCIGLVLGNSRTRVLSTFVCFIYFIYPYVSRRLFFWGIAFVLSFSLVAGGAAVFSGKINVYIAGLIEQRIEQSMSKDEKVRTSGRARTYQYALDRWQANPLLGVGSCYIYPTTKFTSQASIGRLHNYYLEVLAGQGGVGFVLLLAVLGISAVMAFKIFRAKAKESVDGRMAVALLVWGLINWMFKESWGITYTAICLLSIYIQTGQKKTLY, encoded by the coding sequence ATGGATTTAAGCTTTGGGGTCAGTGACTCAATTTTTTTCCTTGATTATTTCGCATCTTTATGGGGGCTTTTATTCATAAGTGCTGCGGTGGTTATTGTTGCAGTATACCGTCCATATATTGCCATTGCAATTTTATGCTTTTATCCCAACATTCTTTGGGCGGCGTCGTGGAAACCTTTTGTCACACTCTATCCGATATATTTCCTCTTCCTGGTTTTGTGCCTGAGGTATGCTAGACGGATTTTCATCTGTTTTTTTACCTTTCGTTACAAACTTTGCATTTTAATTCCCTTCGTTATTGTAACCTGGTCGTTTTTAAGTCCATGGCTCTATCCGGTTCATGGAAGCAATGCTTTTTCATTGGCTTCCAATCCCAACTACAAAAGATGGCTGGAGATCATTTTCCCTTTGCTAATTTTACCGGCAGCAATTGAGAGTCATGACGAGTTCCGTGAGTTCATGTTTTCAGTTTTTTTAGTCATTATTGGTATTCATTTCATTTCATTCCTGGCGTCCGGGCTATTTATCGTATGCGGACATCCCGTTTACGAGATTCATCGTATGGTTTTTTTGAATATGCGCCCTATTTATTGGGAATCGGGTCTGCTGCTGCTTTTTATCGCGTATGCGTTTGTACATAATCGATTCCCCCCATTTATTTTGGTCCTCTTGGCTCTGGTCGGTTGTATCGGACTTGTCCTTGGTAATTCTCGTACCCGGGTTCTCTCCACCTTTGTGTGTTTTATTTATTTTATCTACCCTTATGTTTCAAGACGTCTGTTTTTCTGGGGAATTGCTTTTGTGCTAAGTTTTAGCCTGGTCGCCGGGGGTGCGGCCGTTTTCTCTGGTAAAATAAATGTGTATATTGCCGGACTCATCGAACAGAGAATCGAACAGAGTATGAGTAAAGATGAAAAAGTTCGCACCAGTGGCCGGGCAAGGACCTACCAATATGCGTTGGATCGGTGGCAGGCAAATCCCCTTCTGGGTGTTGGATCATGTTATATTTATCCAACAACAAAATTTACCTCCCAAGCTTCAATTGGACGTCTTCATAACTATTATTTGGAAGTGTTGGCTGGTCAGGGGGGCGTCGGGTTTGTGCTATTGCTGGCTGTTCTTGGCATCAGTGCGGTTATGGCGTTTAAGATATTCAGGGCAAAGGCTAAAGAATCTGTTGACGGAAGGATGGCAGTAGCACTTTTGGTGTGGGGGCTTATTAACTGGATGTTTAAAGAAAGCTGGGGGATCACATATACAGCAATTTGCCTGTTGAGTATTTATATACAAACCGGTCAGAAAAAGACACTTTATTGA
- a CDS encoding glycosyltransferase codes for MRCLKMMLSIIVPFYNAVSTLRSTVESLQLQTFPDIEILLIDDGSTDDGYVTAKDMARYDSRIRVFHQENRGVSSARNHGLDMALGRYVTFVDADDLVENIMYEELMSNLLYSKVDVCVTGIEANGVPVRDLPKDIKFLKGKKEIQGILIGNILWSPDYRSTIMPSACRLIIDRRLLEDNTIRFDTRLGFHEDFVFLIETLLKVNTACIDDRPFYKYVYKKKERKKRHSLSKMLESHKYIIGFLEALPKRSIDDIQRNIHFGLIRFITSVCENTCLKHSNSLNQQIIQLKKFYQELPPPDISGYMNQKTILFKNRLLFWLLSRRFFLMAIMVCWAVRFRASFRVVE; via the coding sequence ATGAGATGTTTAAAAATGATGTTGAGTATTATTGTTCCATTCTATAACGCAGTCTCTACTTTAAGATCCACTGTTGAATCTTTGCAGCTTCAAACCTTTCCCGACATTGAAATCCTTCTGATTGATGATGGATCTACGGATGACGGATATGTCACTGCAAAAGATATGGCAAGATATGACAGTCGCATCAGGGTTTTTCATCAAGAAAACAGGGGCGTCAGTTCTGCCAGAAATCATGGCCTTGATATGGCGTTGGGTCGCTATGTCACTTTTGTGGACGCAGATGATCTTGTTGAAAATATAATGTACGAAGAATTAATGAGTAATCTCCTTTATTCTAAAGTGGATGTTTGCGTCACAGGCATTGAAGCAAACGGTGTTCCTGTGAGAGATTTGCCTAAAGATATTAAATTTTTAAAGGGCAAAAAAGAAATTCAAGGTATTTTGATCGGGAATATACTATGGTCACCAGATTATAGATCAACCATAATGCCTTCAGCATGCCGCCTAATCATAGATAGAAGACTTTTAGAAGATAATACCATACGTTTTGATACCCGTCTTGGATTTCATGAGGATTTTGTTTTTCTAATTGAAACACTTTTAAAAGTGAACACTGCATGTATAGACGACCGACCCTTTTATAAATATGTATACAAAAAAAAAGAACGTAAAAAACGGCATAGCCTTTCTAAAATGCTGGAGTCCCATAAATATATTATTGGTTTCCTTGAAGCCTTGCCTAAAAGAAGCATTGATGATATTCAAAGAAACATTCATTTCGGACTGATTCGTTTTATTACATCGGTATGTGAAAATACCTGCCTTAAACATAGCAACTCTCTAAATCAACAAATAATACAACTCAAAAAATTTTATCAGGAATTGCCACCTCCAGATATAAGCGGGTATATGAATCAAAAAACAATTTTATTTAAAAATAGACTTTTATTTTGGTTATTATCCCGTCGTTTTTTTTTGATGGCTATCATGGTGTGCTGGGCAGTTAGGTTCAGGGCATCATTTAGGGTGGTAGAATAA
- a CDS encoding glycosyltransferase produces MAKFQDNQRPNIKNKSEITLFYAGSFGRKDGVLDLIDAFDGLAAKRDNVCLVLTGRGTEASMSEFFSRVERSPFKDRIDYKGYLDEDTYYDVLHCVDIHCMTRIDLDYAHAGFPFKLGEYLATGKPVIASRVSDIERFIEHGKSAMIVKPGNCKDIEAAAAFLIDNPEKALQIGAQGRAAAFSNFDHKIQGEKLFQFLKRL; encoded by the coding sequence ATGGCAAAATTTCAAGATAATCAGAGGCCGAATATTAAAAATAAAAGTGAGATTACGCTCTTTTATGCGGGAAGCTTTGGCCGGAAAGACGGGGTACTGGATTTGATTGATGCCTTTGATGGTCTTGCTGCAAAAAGAGATAATGTCTGTCTGGTTCTAACAGGGCGGGGAACGGAGGCGTCCATGTCTGAATTTTTTTCCCGGGTTGAGCGTTCGCCCTTTAAGGATCGTATAGACTATAAAGGGTATCTTGATGAGGATACTTACTATGATGTGCTACACTGTGTTGACATTCATTGCATGACAAGAATCGATCTTGACTATGCCCATGCCGGTTTTCCGTTTAAGCTTGGTGAATATCTTGCCACCGGTAAGCCTGTCATCGCCTCCCGGGTATCAGATATTGAACGATTTATAGAGCATGGGAAAAGTGCCATGATTGTCAAGCCGGGAAACTGCAAGGATATCGAAGCCGCCGCCGCATTTTTGATAGACAACCCTGAAAAAGCACTACAAATCGGGGCGCAGGGGCGAGCTGCCGCTTTTTCCAATTTTGATCATAAAATCCAAGGAGAAAAACTGTTCCAATTCCTCAAAAGGCTTTAA
- a CDS encoding WecB/TagA/CpsF family glycosyltransferase yields the protein MKRALSQVVHFVENGDKVHTVFASNPEKNYSVPKDPFLYSMFKEADLLIPDGVGMVLAANWLHKISVKRVPGCELMQNICGLAADKGYRVFIFGAEEEVNKAASNELLRRHPSLRIAGRQNGYLSDDKMDELIDRINESKAQILFLALGSPKQELWIAKNRKRLKYVRVCQGIGGTLDVLAGTVKRAPEFYCNTGLEWFYRLVEEPARIRRQIKLPLFAAQVVMKRVLG from the coding sequence ATGAAACGGGCTTTGAGTCAAGTTGTTCATTTTGTGGAAAATGGGGATAAAGTTCATACTGTGTTCGCATCCAATCCGGAAAAAAATTATTCGGTACCCAAAGATCCATTTTTGTACTCAATGTTTAAAGAAGCCGATTTACTCATACCTGACGGGGTAGGTATGGTTTTGGCGGCAAATTGGCTTCATAAAATATCGGTAAAGCGGGTGCCGGGATGCGAGCTTATGCAGAATATCTGCGGTCTGGCAGCTGATAAAGGCTACCGGGTTTTTATATTCGGGGCTGAGGAGGAAGTGAATAAAGCAGCGTCCAATGAATTGTTGAGACGCCATCCGTCACTTAGGATTGCAGGCCGTCAGAATGGCTACTTGAGTGATGATAAGATGGATGAATTGATTGACAGGATTAATGAATCAAAGGCACAGATTTTGTTTTTGGCGTTAGGGTCGCCAAAGCAGGAACTGTGGATTGCTAAGAACCGGAAGCGTCTCAAGTACGTCCGGGTCTGCCAGGGGATTGGCGGGACACTGGATGTTTTGGCCGGTACGGTAAAAAGGGCACCTGAGTTTTATTGCAATACTGGGCTAGAGTGGTTTTACAGGCTTGTGGAAGAGCCGGCGAGAATAAGGCGGCAGATTAAGTTACCTTTGTTTGCGGCTCAGGTGGTTATGAAAAGGGTTCTGGGGTAA
- a CDS encoding Coenzyme F420 hydrogenase/dehydrogenase, beta subunit C-terminal domain — MSFKSNNYPPCFNEIGDNKCTGCAACANGCPQSAIEMVLNNDGFYRPLINKDTKCRDCLRCHQFCPAMSISKVEHQNPVPEVLAAWSTNENTHLQSSSGGIFSELANYVLDKKGIVCGCRWDQNWAPFHVMIKDQSELGALRGSKYVPSRIDETFYRKINELLKNDILILFCGTPCQVMGLRSIVKPALRKNLILVDLICHGVPSLKSFWKYLDWKFGGRNSLEYFSFRNKEVTIQTICAIENSGKKYLKACGKNSWFRSAMIYHLFLQPCCYACAFGSIPRGGDISLGDFWGIPKEWENPFGNSAVFINSAKGKALINDLIKADKITIKNSDYQTIANHIGRIRGVEYPIPRIRKISFFLIRIDQYQIFNLFVYQPLRFRKWLSGSFNRRIERVSSCFRQLQALWARKL; from the coding sequence ATGAGTTTCAAATCAAACAATTACCCACCTTGTTTTAATGAAATAGGTGACAACAAATGCACTGGATGTGCAGCTTGCGCTAATGGTTGCCCTCAGTCTGCCATAGAGATGGTGCTAAATAATGACGGGTTTTACAGACCCTTAATTAATAAAGATACAAAATGCAGAGATTGCCTTCGTTGTCATCAATTTTGTCCGGCTATGTCAATTTCAAAAGTCGAGCATCAAAATCCTGTACCTGAAGTATTGGCTGCATGGAGCACAAATGAAAATACCCATCTTCAGAGCTCTTCCGGCGGTATTTTTTCGGAACTGGCTAATTACGTGCTTGATAAAAAGGGGATTGTTTGTGGGTGTAGATGGGATCAAAACTGGGCACCTTTTCATGTTATGATAAAAGATCAATCAGAGCTTGGCGCTTTGCGAGGTTCAAAGTATGTGCCCAGCCGTATTGATGAAACTTTTTACCGCAAAATAAACGAATTGTTAAAAAACGATATCCTTATTTTGTTTTGCGGGACACCCTGCCAGGTAATGGGATTACGGTCCATTGTTAAACCAGCACTTAGAAAAAATTTAATCCTCGTAGATTTGATTTGCCACGGCGTACCGTCCTTGAAATCATTTTGGAAATATTTGGACTGGAAATTTGGAGGAAGGAATTCTCTTGAATATTTTTCATTTCGGAATAAAGAAGTCACAATTCAAACAATTTGTGCAATTGAAAACTCAGGAAAAAAATATCTCAAGGCCTGTGGTAAAAATTCATGGTTCAGGTCAGCAATGATATATCATTTATTTCTGCAACCGTGCTGTTATGCATGCGCTTTTGGAAGTATTCCAAGAGGAGGGGATATCTCGCTTGGCGACTTTTGGGGAATACCCAAAGAGTGGGAAAATCCTTTTGGAAATTCCGCTGTCTTTATAAATTCTGCAAAGGGTAAAGCGCTTATAAATGACTTGATCAAGGCCGACAAAATAACGATTAAGAATAGTGATTATCAAACGATTGCAAACCACATTGGAAGAATTCGGGGGGTAGAATATCCTATTCCTAGAATCCGGAAAATTTCATTTTTTTTAATTAGAATTGATCAATATCAAATATTTAACCTATTTGTATATCAACCTTTAAGATTCAGAAAATGGCTGAGCGGATCGTTTAATAGAAGAATTGAGCGAGTATCAAGCTGTTTCCGTCAACTACAGGCTTTATGGGCAAGAAAATTGTGA